The Tepidibacter aestuarii genome contains a region encoding:
- a CDS encoding DUF4230 domain-containing protein, producing MIDKNDKNKILMILFAIFILFTILTSGNILKLNKEKDSTTILGKISQIQELSVNKYYYTNIVSFKQNKKIKDLEIPFTQKSFLIKYDGVIRTGIDLNNVKIIENKNNNIKLKIKKAEILGHTIDEKNIYVYDEKTSLFNKLQIKDVFTEISKEKKSIEEKMIKEGFLEESNKNTERLLENILMGLGYENIQIVY from the coding sequence TTGATAGATAAAAATGATAAAAATAAAATTTTGATGATTCTTTTTGCCATATTTATATTATTTACAATTTTAACGAGTGGAAACATATTAAAGCTAAATAAAGAAAAAGATTCTACTACTATATTAGGTAAAATATCTCAAATACAAGAACTATCTGTTAATAAATATTATTATACAAATATAGTCTCTTTTAAACAGAATAAAAAGATAAAGGATTTAGAAATTCCTTTTACTCAAAAATCATTTTTAATAAAATATGATGGAGTAATAAGAACAGGAATAGATTTAAATAATGTAAAAATAATTGAAAATAAGAATAACAATATAAAATTAAAAATAAAAAAAGCGGAGATATTAGGTCATACAATAGATGAAAAAAATATATATGTGTATGACGAAAAAACCTCTTTATTTAATAAACTTCAAATTAAAGATGTATTCACAGAAATAAGCAAAGAAAAAAAGAGTATAGAAGAAAAAATGATAAAAGAAGGTTTTTTAGAAGAATCAAATAAGAATACAGAAAGATTATTAGAAAATATATTAATGGGACTTGGATATGAGAATATACAAATAGTTTATTAA
- a CDS encoding metallophosphoesterase, with product MEKLKVVLNRSIGKVYVPKHIRNRTEEVILHISDTPYSFFYTLKNLIKKINPEYIIHTGDLVDNIKLEFCHYSLYRYSKRVEVLIDILSKSNAKKIYVCLGNHDKKETLQEISDKIEIIDKSENLSIKNLKLRMSHYSDEIIKDPQEYNLYGHNLQMKNTIDNGKTYLNGIQSINIIYTDTKKVEYLAYPFGIDDERLRKGKIGL from the coding sequence ATGGAAAAACTTAAAGTTGTTTTAAATAGATCAATAGGGAAAGTTTATGTTCCGAAACATATCAGAAATAGAACAGAAGAAGTGATACTTCACATATCCGATACACCTTATAGCTTTTTTTATACTTTAAAAAATTTAATTAAAAAAATAAATCCAGAATACATAATTCATACAGGTGATTTAGTAGATAATATAAAACTTGAATTCTGTCATTATTCTCTATATAGGTATAGCAAAAGGGTTGAAGTTTTAATAGATATATTATCAAAATCTAATGCAAAGAAAATATATGTATGTTTAGGTAATCATGATAAAAAAGAGACACTACAGGAGATATCAGATAAGATAGAAATAATAGATAAAAGTGAAAATTTAAGTATAAAGAATTTAAAACTCAGAATGAGTCATTATTCAGATGAAATAATAAAAGATCCTCAAGAATATAATTTATATGGTCACAATCTACAAATGAAAAATACAATAGATAATGGAAAAACATACTTAAATGGAATTCAAAGTATAAATATTATATATACAGACACAAAAAAAGTTGAATACTTAGCTTATCCGTTTGGGATAGATGACGAGAGACTTAGAAAGGGGAAAATAGGGCTATAA
- a CDS encoding peptidylprolyl isomerase, whose translation MEKNPIVTIEMENGNIIKAELYPNIAPNTVNNFISLIKKGHYDGVIFHRVIPGFMVQGGCPEGTGMGGPGYSIKGEFTQNGHTNNLKHERGVLSMARTMNPNSAGSQFFIMVARSPHLDNQYASFGRVTEGMEEVDRIVSVDTDYSDKPHEDQRMKKVTVDTFGVEYPEVEKM comes from the coding sequence ATGGAAAAGAACCCAATAGTTACAATTGAAATGGAAAATGGAAATATAATTAAGGCTGAGCTTTATCCTAATATAGCTCCTAATACTGTAAACAACTTTATATCTTTAATTAAAAAAGGACACTATGATGGAGTTATATTCCATAGAGTAATACCTGGATTTATGGTTCAAGGAGGATGCCCTGAAGGGACTGGAATGGGCGGTCCTGGATACTCTATAAAAGGTGAGTTTACTCAAAATGGACATACAAATAATTTAAAGCATGAAAGAGGAGTTCTTTCTATGGCTAGAACTATGAACCCTAATTCAGCTGGATCTCAATTCTTTATAATGGTTGCAAGATCACCTCATCTTGACAATCAATATGCTTCTTTTGGAAGAGTTACTGAGGGGATGGAAGAAGTTGATAGAATAGTATCAGTAGATACAGATTATTCTGATAAGCCTCATGAAGATCAAAGAATGAAAAAAGTTACAGTGGATACATTCGGAGTTGAATACCCAGAAGTAGAAAAAATGTAA
- a CDS encoding patatin-like phospholipase family protein has translation MLGVCLPGGGAKGAFAAGVIYGLYEKGVKFDIVTGTSVGAVNGYFIYTENVRKLKELWINIDDNELVNQKICGKVVDNSQLINNLNNLDENIEYNTDLYVNYVNVKDNKLREIVTNVKGYNKQLALSYIKYSSLLPCKVDEEVSFEQFINKFDSKEVFDTFKQDVLNSEYEGYNLDGGILNNNLLSPFIYKKVNKLFIIALRKGYVIPEYILEHYNKEDIVVIEPDTDMKPNDTLRFEKEFCKDLFYEGYKKATNDERNYWKYQKV, from the coding sequence ATGTTAGGAGTTTGTTTACCTGGAGGAGGAGCAAAAGGAGCTTTTGCGGCAGGCGTTATATATGGACTTTATGAAAAAGGTGTCAAATTTGATATAGTAACTGGGACTTCCGTTGGAGCTGTTAATGGATACTTTATATACACAGAAAATGTTAGAAAACTCAAAGAATTGTGGATAAATATTGATGACAATGAATTAGTAAATCAAAAAATCTGTGGAAAAGTCGTAGATAATTCACAACTTATAAACAATTTGAATAATTTAGATGAGAATATAGAATATAATACAGATCTTTATGTTAATTATGTAAATGTCAAAGATAATAAGCTAAGAGAAATAGTTACAAATGTTAAAGGGTATAATAAGCAGTTGGCTTTGTCTTACATAAAGTATAGTTCTCTTCTTCCTTGTAAGGTAGACGAGGAAGTATCCTTTGAGCAATTTATAAATAAATTTGACTCAAAAGAAGTATTTGATACATTCAAACAAGATGTATTAAATAGCGAATATGAAGGATACAACTTAGATGGAGGAATACTAAATAATAACTTACTATCTCCATTTATATATAAAAAAGTGAATAAACTATTTATAATAGCTCTTAGAAAAGGATATGTAATACCGGAGTATATATTAGAGCATTATAATAAAGAAGATATTGTAGTAATAGAACCAGATACAGATATGAAGCCTAATGATACACTTAGATTCGAAAAAGAATTCTGCAAAGACTTATTCTATGAAGGTTACAAGAAAGCAACAAATGATGAACGAAATTATTGGAAATATCAAAAAGTTTAG
- a CDS encoding AAA family ATPase, which produces MAKRIAVLGGPRCGKTTLIQHLYVEMKIAGLNTGYALEYSTEYLRDKGMIESISEQYGIYLGQKRLEDKLNEFDYALTDYATFVPYIYGRFMLGNKKRTKKETEILKDLYCLALEDIPKYDHIIYLPREFGYVQDGVRWQDEEIAKKVDDAILTFLKAENVDYIEVSGSTKERAKEILKILDLEYIETKELCADVK; this is translated from the coding sequence ATGGCTAAGAGAATTGCAGTTTTAGGTGGACCAAGATGTGGAAAAACAACTTTAATACAACATCTTTATGTAGAAATGAAGATAGCAGGACTTAATACAGGATATGCACTTGAATATTCAACTGAGTACTTAAGAGATAAAGGAATGATTGAATCTATATCAGAACAGTATGGTATATATTTAGGGCAAAAGAGATTAGAAGATAAGCTTAACGAGTTTGACTATGCTCTTACTGACTATGCAACATTCGTACCTTATATCTATGGAAGATTTATGCTTGGAAATAAAAAGAGAACTAAAAAAGAAACTGAAATATTAAAAGATCTATACTGTTTAGCGTTAGAAGATATACCTAAATACGATCACATAATATATCTACCGAGAGAATTCGGATACGTTCAAGATGGAGTAAGATGGCAAGATGAAGAAATAGCAAAGAAAGTAGATGACGCCATACTTACATTCTTAAAAGCAGAAAATGTTGATTATATAGAAGTTAGTGGAAGTACTAAGGAAAGAGCTAAGGAAATATTAAAAATATTAGATTTAGAATATATAGAAACAAAAGAATTATGTGCTGATGTAAAATAA
- a CDS encoding putative manganese-dependent inorganic diphosphatase, translating to MSTLIFGHKNPDTDSVTSAIAFSHLKNKLGLDTKPCVLGDIRKEAEFVLNYFNLPHPTFINDVKNQVKDLNYDKISGVNPNSSILSAYQTMEKSNLKTLPIVGDNSKLLGIITMKDIAMNLVTGNIDSLNTTLSNISSDLNGDILVNCNDVVNGKLSIIAFYYKTIQGTLSDKDIILVGDRYDVIEHAIESKVQLIILTGDNEIPEKYLNLAKENNVSVVKVPNDTYSTSKLIHQCNFVSSIMNSDVVKFKECDYVDDVKEDILHTPYRHYPVIDSNNLFLGFLGRDHLLNPKKKQVILVDHNEEAQSVDGLDQAELLEIIDHHKIGGISTAAPINFRNMTVGSTCTIVYTMFKENNIEIPFEIAGVLISGILSDTLLFRSPTTTAVDKAAVENLNKILNLDIEKYAMDMFKYGTSLDGFSIKEIVNMDFKEFNLEGLKTGIGQVFTLDVDSIFNKKDEFLNYINDTEYDLCVLAITDIIKEGSYLIYKSEDKLISEAFNVEASQGVFVDGVVSRKKQLVPNLTKAIKASK from the coding sequence ATGTCAACTTTAATATTTGGTCATAAAAATCCAGATACTGATTCAGTTACTTCTGCTATAGCATTTTCTCATCTTAAAAATAAATTAGGCTTAGATACAAAGCCATGTGTTCTAGGAGATATAAGAAAAGAGGCTGAATTCGTTCTTAACTACTTTAATTTACCACATCCTACTTTTATAAATGATGTTAAAAATCAGGTTAAGGATTTAAATTACGATAAAATATCAGGAGTAAATCCTAATTCTTCAATTTTATCGGCTTATCAAACTATGGAGAAATCTAACCTAAAAACTCTTCCTATAGTTGGTGATAATAGTAAATTACTTGGAATAATAACTATGAAGGACATAGCTATGAATCTTGTAACAGGAAACATAGATTCCTTAAATACAACTCTTTCAAATATATCTTCTGATTTAAATGGTGATATACTTGTAAATTGTAATGATGTTGTAAACGGAAAATTATCTATAATAGCTTTTTATTATAAGACAATCCAAGGAACTCTATCTGACAAGGACATAATACTAGTTGGAGACAGATATGATGTTATAGAGCATGCTATTGAATCTAAGGTTCAATTAATAATATTAACTGGCGACAATGAAATACCTGAAAAATACTTAAACCTAGCTAAAGAAAATAATGTATCTGTAGTAAAAGTTCCAAACGATACTTACTCTACTTCAAAATTGATACATCAATGTAACTTTGTATCATCTATAATGAACTCTGATGTAGTTAAATTTAAAGAATGTGATTATGTAGATGATGTAAAGGAGGACATATTACATACTCCTTATAGACATTACCCTGTTATCGATTCTAACAACTTATTCTTAGGATTCTTAGGAAGAGACCATCTTTTAAATCCTAAGAAAAAGCAAGTTATATTAGTTGATCATAATGAAGAGGCTCAAAGCGTTGATGGATTAGATCAAGCTGAACTTCTTGAAATCATAGATCACCATAAGATAGGTGGGATATCTACAGCTGCTCCTATTAACTTTAGAAATATGACTGTTGGAAGCACATGTACTATAGTTTATACTATGTTCAAAGAGAATAATATAGAAATACCTTTTGAGATTGCAGGAGTTCTTATATCTGGTATATTATCAGATACTCTTTTATTCAGATCACCTACAACTACCGCTGTAGATAAAGCTGCAGTTGAAAATCTTAATAAGATTTTAAATCTAGATATTGAAAAATACGCTATGGACATGTTCAAATACGGAACTTCTCTTGATGGATTCTCAATAAAAGAAATAGTTAATATGGACTTTAAAGAGTTCAATCTTGAAGGATTAAAGACAGGTATAGGTCAAGTATTCACTTTAGATGTAGACTCTATATTTAACAAAAAAGATGAATTCTTAAATTATATAAATGATACAGAATATGATTTATGTGTTTTAGCTATTACAGATATAATAAAAGAAGGATCTTATTTAATATACAAGAGTGAAGATAAGTTAATATCTGAAGCATTTAACGTAGAAGCTTCTCAAGGTGTGTTTGTTGATGGAGTAGTTTCTAGAAAGAAACAATTAGTACCTAATTTAACTAAAGCTATAAAAGCTTCTAAATAG